The Phaseolus vulgaris cultivar G19833 unplaced genomic scaffold, P. vulgaris v2.0 scaffold_124, whole genome shotgun sequence genomic sequence atcaattggtttctaagataaattcattctagctttgaaaagtttgtgaaaactcttttaaacagttcaccccccctctagtttaaagccatcttttctaacatcTAAGAGGTCCAACACTTGACTGGGCGGATGACAGGTTTATCTCGTTTCCTATCAGCCAGTGGAGACAAAGGttacccgtacttccagtgcttaAAGAAAAGTAATCATTTTGTATGGACCTCTGAGTGTgaggaagctttcgtgaaattgaaggagtacttggccagTCCTCTTGTGCTCAGCAAACCCGTGGCCAATATTCCTCTCCGCCTATACTTCTCTATCACAGATCGCGCAATTAGCTCAATGATAGTATAGGACCAGAACCAGGTTCAAAAACCAATCTActttgtcagcaaggtgctaCAGGGGCCCGAAGAGCGTTACTAAGTGATTCTGAAAGCTGCACTAGCGATAGTGTTTACGACCAGTGGCTACGACACTATTTCCACGACTTCACCGTCATTGTAATGACTGATCTACCTATCCACAAGGTTTTACAGAAGCCTGACATAGCAAGACGCATGGTACGGTGGTCGGTCGAACTGTCTGAGTTTGACATCCATTACAAGCCCAGAGGGCCGATCAAAGGCCAGGTATATGCCAATTTCGTGGTTAAGTTGGTGTCTGGGGATCCCCACCCAGATCCCAAAGGCTTTTGGTGGATATTGTCAGTAGATGGTTCCTCCAATCAGCAGGGTAGTGGAGCTAGAGTTATCttagaaggacccaacggcctgttgattgaacaatctttgaaaTTCACATTTAAAGCTAGCAATAAGCAGGTCGAGTATGAGGTGCTGATAGCCGGGATGCTGTCGTCCCAGGAGTTGGGAGCTCAGAACTTGCTGGTGAAGATCGACTCTTTACTTGTTACTGAGGAGGTTATGGGAAAATATCAAGCTAATGACCCGCAATTAGCAGCATACCTTAAGTACGTCATGTTGTTGTAAGACGCCTTCGTTGAGTTTGAACTTGTGCAGGTTCCGAGAGAGCAAAATTCCTGAGCGGATCTCCTAGCCAAAGTGGCTAGCTCGGGAAAGGGAAATAGGAAAATatcggtgatccaagaaactttCAAGGCCCCTAAAATGGCGGGAGAGGACCCGCCTAGGGAAGTCTTGCTGGTAGGCGCCTAGGTAGGAAGGAGCCACTGGTCATTGACCCAGGAAACGCTGAAGGTACCCCGAGTAGGGGCATGCGATGTGTTGGGGAAGGAGGTGGTGACCATCTCTCCCGGTAGTATGTTCGATACCTAGATTACTCTTTACCAGCTCTATCTAGCCGAAAATTTACTTCTCGAT encodes the following:
- the LOC137817541 gene encoding uncharacterized protein; this encodes MTDLPIHKVLQKPDIARRMVRWSVELSEFDIHYKPRGPIKGQVYANFVVKLVSGDPHPDPKGFWWILSVDGSSNQQGSGARVILEGPNGLLIEQSLKFTFKASNKQVEYEVLIAGMLSSQELGAQNLLVKIDSLLVTEEVMGKYQANDPQLAAYLKYVMLL